The Aythya fuligula isolate bAytFul2 chromosome 7, bAytFul2.pri, whole genome shotgun sequence genome has a window encoding:
- the ATOH7 gene encoding protein atonal homolog 7, with amino-acid sequence MKTCKSSNLDSGVESDSQCGSGPGCVVKCSSERMENAAKRRLAANARERRRMQGLNTAFDRLRKVVPQWGQDKKLSKYETLQMALSYIMALTRILAEAERYSTEREWISLHCEHFHPESYHHYTGQKMATDSDPYAQRIFSYHPDHFQIAN; translated from the coding sequence atgaaaacctgtaaATCAAGTAATTTGGATTCAGGTGTAGAATCAGACAGCCAGTGTGGAAGTGGACCAGGCTGCGTTGTGAAGTGCAGCTCAGAAAGGATGGAGAACGCTGCCAAGAGAAGACTGGCTGCTAATGCCAGGGAGAGAAGACGGATGCAAGGACTGAACACAGCCTTTGATCGTTTGAGAAAGGTGGTTCCACAGTGGGGTCAGGATAAGAAGCTCTCCAAGTACGAGACCCTTCAGATGGCTTTGAGTTATATCATGGCTCTAACAAGAATACTTGCTGAAGCAGAAAGATACAGTACTGAAAGAGAATGGATAAGCCTTCACTGCGAACACTTTCATCCCGAGAGCTACCACCATTATACGGGACAAAAAATGGCCACGGACAGCGATCCTTACGCACAGAGAATATTCAGCTATCACCCTGATCACTTTCAAATAGCTAATTAG